TTGCTGATTATATTGGTGCCGATTCTTTAACTTATTTAAGTAAAGAGGGGTTATTAGATTCTATTCAAGCTAATGGTTATGGTTTCTGTACAGCTTGTTTTGATGGAAACTATCCTATTGGAAAAGGTACAGATAAATTAGCTATAGAGAATAGATAAGGGCAGTGAATAGTAACGGGTGAAAAGTGAATAGTAAAGAGTTTAAGATATTATCCCCTTTGCTTTAGATAAAGAGATGGTGTAGGGGAGAGTTTGAGCTTTTAAAACATCACAACGCCCCAAACCTCTCTTAATCTTAAGAGGGAAGCGAAAATAAGTTTGTATATAGATTTTATATTATAAAAGGTGGGTGAATAAGATGGGGTTATCTTATAAAGATGCTGGAGTAGATATAGAGGCTGGAGAGTCTGCAGTAAGTAAGATGGGCAAGCATGTTAAGGCTACCTTTGGTCCAGAAGTATTAACTGATTTAGGTGGGTTTGGTGGTATGTTTGCACCAAATTTAAGTGGTTATGAGGAGCCTGTATTGGTATCAGGAACTGATGGTGTCGGTACTAAACTAAAGTTAGCATTTATGATGGATAAGCATGATAGTATAGGAATAGATTTGGTAGCAATGTGTGTTAATGATATTTTAGCTCAAGGTGCTAAACCATTATTTTTCTTAGATTATTTAGCTACTGGTAAATTAAATCCTGATAAAGTTGAAGCTATTGTTAAGGGAATTGCCGAAGGATGTAAGCAGTCAGGTGCCGCTCTAATCGGTGGAGAGACTGCTGAAATGCCAGATTTTTATAGTGAAGGCGAGTATGATGCAGGTGGTTTTGTAGTTGGAATCGTTGATAAGTCTAAGGTTATTACAGGAGAAAATATTAAAACTGGAGATAAAGTGATTGGCTTGGCTTCTAATGGTATTCATAGTAATGGTTATTCTCTAGTCCGGAAACTATTTTTTGATCTAGAAGATTTTGATGTTGAGAGTAAGTTAGAAGGTTTGGAGAGTACTTTAGGTGAAGAATTATTAACACCTACTAGGATTTATGTGAAGCCTGTTTTAGAGTTAATCAATAAATATCAAGTTAAAGGTATTGCTCATATTACTGGTGGGGGATTAATCGAGAATATCCCTAGAGTTTTACCTGATAATACTAAAGTTGTCTTAGATAAAGATAGCTGGGATGTACCAGAAATATTTAATATTATGCAGAAGTTAGGAAAGATAGAAGAGAATGAGATGTGCCGTACCTTTAATATGGGAATTGGGATGGTCTTAATAGTACCAGCTAAAGAAGCAGATGCTGTAATTAAAGAGGCTAATCATTTAGGTGAGAAAGCCTATTTAATTGGTGAGGTTCAAGAAGGAGATCAAAAAGTTGAATTTACAATTGACAATTGATAATTGACAATTAAGTTCATTTGTTTTAAGAACTTAGGGGTTTAATTGTACATTGTACACTGTAAATTGCTAATTTAGAGTGTGAGGTGGAATAGATGTTAAAGATTGGAGTATTAGCTTCTGGACGGGGAAGTAATTTGCAGTCGATTATTGATAGTATAGAAGTAGGAGAATTGAAGGCTGAGATTAAAGTAGTTATTAGTGATAAAGAAGGAGCCAAGGCCTTGCTTAGAGCAGATAAGTGTGATATTGCTAATAAGTACATTAATCCTAAAGCTTATGAAAATAAATCAGATTTTGAGCAGGCAATGATAGATCTTTTAGAAGAGAATAAAGTAGATTTAGTAGTAATGGCTGGCTTTATGAGAATATTGAGCCCATATTTTGTAAAGCATTATCGAAATAGAGTAATGAATATTCATCCATCTTTATTACCATCATTTACAGGATTACATGCTCAAAAGCAAGCTTTAGATTATGGAGTGAAGGTAGCTGGGTGTACTGTTCATTTTGCTGATGAAGGGATGGATACAGGTCCAATTATATTGCAAGCAACAGTTCCGGTTATGGATGATGATACAGAAGAGACTTTATCCAAAAGAATTTTAGAAGAAGAGCATAGAA
This DNA window, taken from Orenia marismortui DSM 5156, encodes the following:
- the purM gene encoding phosphoribosylformylglycinamidine cyclo-ligase, translating into MGLSYKDAGVDIEAGESAVSKMGKHVKATFGPEVLTDLGGFGGMFAPNLSGYEEPVLVSGTDGVGTKLKLAFMMDKHDSIGIDLVAMCVNDILAQGAKPLFFLDYLATGKLNPDKVEAIVKGIAEGCKQSGAALIGGETAEMPDFYSEGEYDAGGFVVGIVDKSKVITGENIKTGDKVIGLASNGIHSNGYSLVRKLFFDLEDFDVESKLEGLESTLGEELLTPTRIYVKPVLELINKYQVKGIAHITGGGLIENIPRVLPDNTKVVLDKDSWDVPEIFNIMQKLGKIEENEMCRTFNMGIGMVLIVPAKEADAVIKEANHLGEKAYLIGEVQEGDQKVEFTIDN
- the purN gene encoding phosphoribosylglycinamide formyltransferase, which codes for MLKIGVLASGRGSNLQSIIDSIEVGELKAEIKVVISDKEGAKALLRADKCDIANKYINPKAYENKSDFEQAMIDLLEENKVDLVVMAGFMRILSPYFVKHYRNRVMNIHPSLLPSFTGLHAQKQALDYGVKVAGCTVHFADEGMDTGPIILQATVPVMDDDTEETLSKRILEEEHRIYPKAIKLFSEGRIEVKDGKVLIINN